A single genomic interval of Streptococcus suis harbors:
- a CDS encoding Rha family transcriptional regulator, which yields MELVYMDGRKEPYTLSSIVAECAEVQHHTITRTIRKNLERFERFGKVGFKIQAMESGQQSKDYILNEQQATLLITFLKNTEQVANFKENLVRAFFEMRDEVAEFRYQRALEKPKRKALHEAIETWQEAPKHAHSTVTNLLLKGTTGMNKRQLVAHRGGHNGIDSLTSQELIRYQALEDMAIAMINLGMTYQDIKTMVFRPLKNAPQGA from the coding sequence ATGGAATTAGTTTACATGGATGGACGGAAAGAGCCGTACACATTGAGCAGTATTGTAGCAGAATGCGCAGAGGTGCAACACCACACCATAACCCGCACTATCAGGAAAAACCTTGAACGCTTTGAACGTTTCGGAAAGGTTGGATTTAAAATCCAAGCTATGGAGAGCGGTCAACAGTCAAAAGATTATATCTTAAACGAACAACAGGCAACTTTGCTGATCACTTTTCTAAAGAATACCGAGCAAGTTGCAAACTTTAAAGAGAACCTAGTCCGAGCATTCTTTGAAATGCGTGACGAGGTGGCAGAATTTCGCTACCAGAGGGCACTAGAGAAGCCAAAGCGCAAGGCACTACATGAAGCTATTGAAACATGGCAGGAAGCCCCAAAACACGCGCACAGCACTGTTACAAACTTGCTACTAAAGGGAACTACTGGAATGAACAAACGCCAGCTAGTGGCACACCGTGGTGGACACAATGGCATTGACAGCCTAACCAGTCAGGAACTTATCAGATACCAAGCACTAGAGGACATGGCTATTGCTATGATCAACTTAGGCATGACATACCAAGACATTAAAACAATGGTATTCAGACCACTAAAAAACGCACCCCAAGGCGCGTGA
- a CDS encoding helix-turn-helix transcriptional regulator, translated as MSKYTLKALRANADMKQTEVAEKLGISTTTWSKWENKKRFPTVDQVEKISKLFNVAYDDIIFLP; from the coding sequence ATGAGCAAGTACACACTGAAAGCCCTACGAGCTAATGCAGATATGAAGCAGACTGAAGTGGCTGAAAAACTTGGTATTTCCACTACTACTTGGAGCAAATGGGAAAACAAGAAGCGTTTTCCAACCGTTGACCAAGTGGAAAAAATTTCAAAACTTTTTAATGTGGCTTATGACGACATTATTTTTTTACCATGA
- a CDS encoding helix-turn-helix transcriptional regulator produces MAENIKRLLDMKGLNPRQMALALDFKYTTVLDWVNAKTYPRIDKIEIMANYFGVNKSDLIEEKSSVIPFSNFDPRQAILLSNYSKLDEANKNNLLKTSEQLLQNQNTSIVEELAITYEVKAVSRLAAGVGFGYDDNEIITVQVTNEPPKHDIASIVDGDSMTPNYHDGDVIYLRDKGISSYSGQVCAVVVDDKTYLKRVYTEATGLRLVSINKKYNDIVIDFPPSEDTHIKVFSVVGSDRVI; encoded by the coding sequence ATGGCAGAAAATATAAAGAGATTGCTAGATATGAAAGGGCTAAATCCTCGCCAAATGGCACTGGCTTTAGATTTCAAATATACAACCGTTCTCGATTGGGTCAATGCAAAGACCTACCCACGTATAGACAAAATAGAAATAATGGCGAATTACTTCGGTGTAAATAAGTCTGATTTGATTGAGGAAAAGAGTTCCGTCATTCCTTTTTCTAACTTTGACCCTCGACAAGCCATTTTGTTGTCTAACTATTCCAAGTTAGACGAAGCCAATAAAAATAATTTGTTAAAAACCTCTGAACAATTACTACAAAACCAAAATACTTCAATCGTTGAAGAATTGGCTATCACTTACGAAGTCAAAGCTGTTTCACGGCTAGCCGCTGGTGTCGGTTTTGGCTATGATGATAATGAAATAATCACCGTCCAAGTTACCAACGAACCGCCAAAGCATGATATAGCTTCAATTGTTGACGGCGATAGCATGACCCCGAATTATCACGATGGCGATGTTATTTATTTAAGAGATAAGGGTATTTCTTCATACTCTGGACAAGTCTGTGCCGTTGTGGTTGATGATAAAACCTACTTGAAAAGGGTCTACACTGAAGCTACTGGCTTGCGTTTGGTATCGATCAATAAAAAATACAATGATATTGTCATAGATTTCCCACCGTCTGAGGATACACATATCAAAGTTTTTTCTGTCGTTGGTAGTGATAGGGTTATCTAA
- a CDS encoding virulence RhuM family protein codes for MNELQFLIYTADNSQETASVIIRGETIWASQKEMARLFDVGVPAISKHLKNIFEEGELDEKVVVSKMENTTQHGAMADKTQTKEVSYYNLDAIISVGYRVNSQKATKFRQWATSVLREYMIKGFAMDDERLKQGENLLEKDYFRELLERVRSIRASERRIWLQITDIFAEISIDYDPKSTLTKNFYADVQNKFHYAITGQTAAEIIYTKADHTKENMGLTTWKNSPDGRILQADTLVAKNYLTADEICSLERGVSSYFDYLERQIEQRKAQTMAQLAESIDRFLTFQEYDILQGHGKISTQSAKDKAKAEYQLFNKTQKINSDFEKSLKRLTDK; via the coding sequence ATGAACGAATTACAATTCTTAATCTATACGGCTGATAATAGTCAAGAAACTGCTAGCGTGATTATTCGCGGTGAAACGATTTGGGCTAGTCAGAAAGAAATGGCCCGTCTGTTTGATGTTGGAGTCCCAGCAATCAGTAAGCACCTTAAAAATATCTTTGAAGAAGGTGAACTAGATGAAAAAGTGGTTGTTTCCAAAATGGAAAATACCACTCAACACGGTGCAATGGCTGATAAAACTCAAACAAAAGAAGTCAGTTACTACAACCTAGACGCCATTATATCGGTGGGCTACCGTGTCAACTCACAAAAGGCTACCAAGTTTAGACAATGGGCCACTTCCGTACTGCGTGAGTACATGATTAAAGGTTTTGCCATGGATGATGAGCGATTGAAGCAAGGCGAAAACTTGTTGGAAAAAGACTATTTCCGTGAGCTTTTAGAACGAGTTCGTTCTATCCGTGCTAGTGAACGACGAATTTGGTTACAAATCACAGATATTTTTGCTGAAATATCTATCGATTATGACCCTAAAAGCACCCTAACAAAGAATTTCTATGCTGATGTCCAGAATAAATTCCACTATGCTATCACTGGTCAAACTGCTGCGGAAATTATCTATACAAAAGCAGACCATACAAAAGAAAATATGGGACTGACAACATGGAAAAACTCCCCAGACGGGCGTATTCTGCAAGCAGACACCTTGGTAGCAAAGAACTATCTAACCGCTGATGAAATCTGTTCTCTTGAAAGAGGTGTGTCAAGCTACTTTGATTACTTAGAAAGACAGATTGAACAACGAAAAGCCCAAACCATGGCGCAACTCGCTGAAAGCATTGACCGCTTTTTGACTTTCCAAGAATACGATATTTTACAAGGACACGGGAAGATATCAACACAATCCGCCAAAGATAAAGCAAAAGCAGAATACCAACTGTTTAACAAGACGCAAAAAATAAATTCTGACTTTGAAAAATCACTAAAGAGACTGACAGATAAATAA
- a CDS encoding tyrosine-type recombinase/integrase, with protein MKITEVTKKDGSIVYRASVYLGVDAITGKKVKTSVTGRTKTEVKQKAKHALIEFAKNGSTVKKEVEVKTYQELADLWLESYKLTVKPQTFVVTKRQLYNHLIPIFGVMKLDKIVPATIQQFVNGLAPKLVNFKAIHSINNRILQHGVLLQVLATNPARDVILPKKQKKGREAVRFIEPEHLKQFLDHAEQLASTNFSKYYQYVIFKLLLATGCRIGELSALEWSDIDLEAGTISISKTYSMELHIIGTTKTKAGTRIISIDKKTALLLKQYQNRQRLMFLEVGACTPDVVFATTVREYLPRISLQEIINRRCKALGIPRFTCHAFRHTHASLLLNAGISYKELQYRLGHSNISMTLDTYGHLSKDKEKEAVSFYEKAINNL; from the coding sequence ATGAAAATTACTGAAGTAACAAAAAAAGACGGTAGCATTGTTTACCGTGCAAGTGTCTATCTTGGGGTAGATGCCATTACAGGCAAGAAAGTAAAAACCAGTGTGACAGGTAGGACAAAAACGGAGGTTAAACAGAAAGCAAAGCACGCGCTGATTGAGTTTGCCAAAAATGGTTCAACGGTAAAAAAGGAAGTAGAAGTAAAAACCTATCAAGAATTAGCTGACCTTTGGCTAGAAAGTTACAAGTTAACAGTAAAGCCTCAGACTTTTGTAGTAACCAAAAGGCAACTATATAACCACCTTATTCCAATATTTGGAGTAATGAAACTAGATAAGATAGTACCAGCCACCATTCAGCAGTTTGTTAATGGTCTGGCTCCTAAGTTGGTAAATTTTAAAGCTATTCATTCAATCAATAATAGAATTTTACAACATGGGGTACTGTTGCAAGTTCTGGCCACAAATCCAGCTCGTGATGTTATCTTACCCAAAAAGCAGAAAAAGGGACGTGAGGCGGTCAGGTTCATAGAACCCGAACACTTAAAACAGTTTCTTGATCATGCTGAACAATTAGCAAGTACTAACTTTAGCAAGTATTACCAATATGTTATTTTTAAGTTATTACTGGCCACTGGTTGCCGTATTGGTGAATTGTCTGCCCTGGAGTGGTCTGATATTGACCTAGAAGCCGGCACAATATCGATCAGTAAAACCTATAGCATGGAACTGCATATAATCGGGACAACAAAGACAAAGGCAGGTACTCGTATCATCAGTATAGACAAAAAAACAGCTCTCTTACTGAAACAATATCAAAACCGCCAACGCTTGATGTTTCTTGAGGTCGGCGCGTGTACTCCTGATGTTGTATTTGCCACAACGGTTAGGGAATACCTCCCGCGGATTTCACTACAAGAAATTATAAACCGTCGGTGTAAGGCCTTGGGTATTCCTCGCTTTACTTGTCACGCTTTCCGCCATACTCACGCTAGTTTACTGTTGAACGCTGGTATTAGTTACAAGGAACTCCAATATCGTCTTGGACACTCTAACATTTCAATGACCTTAGACACTTATGGGCACCTATCCAAAGATAAAGAAAAAGAGGCAGTTTCATTTTATGAAAAAGCCATAAATAATCTCTAG
- a CDS encoding dUTP diphosphatase — MKIRGFELVSQFTDENLLPKRETAHAAGYDLKAAERVSLEPGEIKLVPTGVKAYMQANEVLYLYDRSSNPRKKGLVLINSVGVIDGDYYGNPANEGHIFAQMRNITEETVVVEAGERIVQAVFAPFLLADGDQADGVRTGGFGSTGK, encoded by the coding sequence ATGAAAATCCGTGGATTCGAACTGGTTAGCCAGTTTACTGATGAAAATTTATTGCCAAAACGTGAGACAGCCCACGCAGCAGGTTACGACCTAAAGGCTGCGGAGAGGGTTAGCTTGGAGCCAGGTGAGATTAAGCTGGTGCCAACGGGTGTCAAGGCCTATATGCAGGCCAACGAGGTCCTCTATCTCTACGACCGTTCGTCCAACCCTCGCAAGAAGGGCCTGGTCCTGATTAACTCGGTTGGAGTTATCGACGGCGACTACTATGGAAATCCAGCCAACGAAGGCCACATCTTTGCCCAGATGCGAAACATCACAGAAGAAACCGTGGTGGTGGAAGCTGGGGAGCGAATTGTGCAGGCTGTTTTTGCCCCCTTCCTTTTGGCTGACGGCGACCAGGCCGACGGCGTTCGGACAGGTGGATTTGGCTCGACAGGGAAATAG
- a CDS encoding histidine phosphatase family protein translates to MQILFVRHSEPDYSMFDRHDNPRLYAGFGRDLAPLTEKGRALAQEVASSPVFAHAQLVIASSVTRALETATYIAHANQLPLLVEPFFHEWRPDLTGQNASQDEAVLAHRLFLENGGAVPESSPVRYETAAEMRERFLQALEKYQAYDRLVIVCHGMLIRQFVPKETIAYCEILEYNL, encoded by the coding sequence ATGCAGATTCTCTTTGTGCGGCATTCCGAACCCGACTACAGTATGTTTGACCGGCATGACAATCCTCGGCTGTATGCAGGTTTTGGACGGGATCTGGCTCCCCTGACTGAAAAGGGAAGGGCTTTGGCCCAGGAAGTTGCCAGCAGTCCTGTTTTTGCTCATGCCCAGTTGGTTATCGCTTCAAGCGTCACGCGGGCCTTGGAGACTGCAACTTATATTGCTCATGCCAACCAACTGCCTCTTCTGGTCGAGCCCTTTTTTCATGAGTGGCGACCAGACCTGACGGGGCAAAATGCCAGTCAAGATGAGGCTGTCTTGGCTCATCGATTATTTTTAGAAAATGGCGGAGCGGTGCCCGAGTCTTCTCCTGTTCGCTATGAGACTGCTGCGGAGATGAGAGAGCGATTTTTACAGGCTCTTGAAAAATACCAAGCCTATGACCGACTTGTTATCGTCTGTCATGGTATGCTGATACGCCAGTTTGTTCCCAAAGAAACTATAGCCTACTGCGAAATCCTAGAATATAATCTATAG
- the radA gene encoding DNA repair protein RadA codes for MIIAKKKTTFVCQSCEYHSPKYLGRCPNCGSWSSFVEEVEVAEVKNERVSLTGEKTRPMKLNEVSSIQVARTKTNMEEFNRVLGGGVVPGSLVLIGGDPGIGKSTLLLQVSTQLSTIGSVLYVSGEESAQQIKLRAERLGDIDSEFYLYAETNMQSIRTEIEKIKPDFLIIDSIQTIMSPDISSVQGSVSQVREVTNELMQIAKTNNIATFIVGHMTKEGTLAGPRTLEHMVDTVLYFEGERQHTFRILRAVKNRFGSTNEIGIFEMQSQGLVEVLNPSEVFLEERLDGATGSAIVVTMEGTRPILAEVQALVTPTMFGNAKRTTTGLDFNRASLIMAVLEKRAGLLLQNQDAYLKSAGGVKLDEPAIDLAVAVALASSYKDKPTNPQECFIGEIGLTGEIRRVNRIEQRINEAAKLGFTKVYAPKNSLTGIKVPKEITVVGVTTIGEVLQKVFN; via the coding sequence ATCATCATCGCTAAGAAAAAAACAACCTTTGTCTGTCAATCCTGCGAGTACCACTCGCCTAAGTATCTGGGTCGTTGCCCCAACTGTGGCTCCTGGTCTAGCTTTGTCGAGGAAGTGGAAGTCGCTGAAGTCAAGAACGAGCGGGTCAGCCTGACAGGTGAGAAGACCCGACCAATGAAGCTCAATGAAGTGTCGTCCATTCAAGTGGCTCGCACCAAGACCAATATGGAAGAGTTTAACCGCGTCCTTGGTGGCGGCGTGGTGCCGGGCAGTCTGGTCCTGATTGGAGGCGATCCAGGGATTGGCAAGTCCACCTTGCTCCTGCAAGTATCCACCCAGCTGTCTACCATTGGCAGCGTCCTCTACGTGTCGGGGGAAGAGTCTGCCCAGCAGATTAAGCTCCGTGCCGAGCGTTTGGGCGACATCGACAGCGAGTTCTATCTCTATGCGGAGACCAATATGCAGAGCATTCGGACTGAGATTGAGAAAATCAAGCCAGATTTCCTGATTATCGACTCTATCCAGACTATTATGAGCCCTGACATCTCCAGCGTGCAAGGATCTGTCAGTCAGGTCCGCGAAGTGACCAATGAACTCATGCAGATTGCCAAGACCAACAACATCGCAACCTTTATCGTCGGCCACATGACCAAGGAAGGAACCCTGGCTGGACCGCGGACCTTGGAGCATATGGTAGATACCGTTCTTTATTTTGAGGGCGAGCGGCAACACACCTTCCGTATCTTGCGGGCGGTCAAAAACCGCTTTGGCTCTACCAACGAAATCGGCATTTTTGAAATGCAGTCACAGGGCTTGGTCGAAGTTCTCAATCCAAGTGAGGTCTTTCTGGAAGAGCGTCTGGACGGAGCGACAGGCTCTGCTATTGTCGTGACCATGGAGGGCACTCGCCCTATCCTTGCCGAAGTGCAGGCTCTGGTGACGCCGACCATGTTTGGCAATGCCAAGCGGACCACGACAGGCTTGGATTTCAACCGCGCCAGCTTGATTATGGCGGTTTTGGAAAAACGGGCAGGCCTGCTCCTCCAAAACCAAGATGCCTACCTCAAGTCAGCAGGCGGTGTCAAACTGGATGAGCCAGCTATTGACCTTGCGGTCGCAGTTGCCCTCGCCTCCAGTTACAAGGACAAGCCAACCAACCCACAAGAGTGCTTTATAGGCGAAATCGGTCTGACAGGGGAAATCCGCCGCGTCAATCGGATTGAACAACGGATTAACGAAGCCGCCAAATTGGGCTTTACCAAGGTCTATGCCCCAAAAAATTCCCTGACAGGTATCAAGGTACCCAAGGAAATCACGGTTGTCGGCGTGACCACCATTGGCGAAGTCTTACAGAAAGTATTCAACTGA
- a CDS encoding beta-class carbonic anhydrase: MSYFQNFMKANKAYVDLHGDYHLPLRPKTKVAIVTCMDSRLHVAQALGLALGDAHILRNAGGRVTEDMIRSLVISQQQLGTREIVVLHHTDCGAQTFTNEDFAAQLKRDLGVDVAGQDFLPFTDIEESVRADIALLKQSPLIPDDVEIFGAVYDVDTGRMTEVR; this comes from the coding sequence ATGTCTTATTTTCAAAACTTTATGAAGGCCAACAAGGCCTATGTTGACCTACATGGTGATTACCATTTGCCTCTTCGTCCAAAGACCAAGGTGGCTATCGTGACCTGTATGGACTCACGGCTTCACGTGGCTCAGGCTTTGGGCTTGGCTCTGGGGGATGCTCACATTTTGCGGAATGCGGGTGGGCGTGTGACAGAAGACATGATTCGCTCGCTAGTCATTTCCCAGCAGCAGCTCGGCACAAGGGAAATCGTTGTCCTCCACCATACAGACTGCGGTGCCCAGACCTTTACCAATGAGGACTTTGCGGCCCAACTCAAGCGGGATTTGGGAGTGGATGTGGCTGGTCAGGACTTTCTTCCTTTTACAGACATTGAAGAAAGCGTGCGGGCAGATATTGCTCTCTTGAAGCAATCTCCGCTCATACCTGATGACGTTGAGATTTTTGGTGCGGTCTATGATGTGGATACAGGTCGCATGACAGAAGTACGATAA
- a CDS encoding TIGR00266 family protein, giving the protein MSDNRMKYTIDSNMQFPLVEIALEAGESAYIQQGSMVYHTPSVTLNTKLNARSGSGFGKLVGAIGRSMVSGESMFVTQAISNSDDGKIALSPSMPGQVIALELGAKQYRLNDGAFLALDGSAQYKMERQSVGRAFFSGTGGLFVMTTEGEGTLLANAFGSIKKIELNGESITIDNAHVVAWSRDLNYDIHLENGFLQSIGTGEGIVNTFSGYGEIYVQSLNIETFARVIGNHIVGAGD; this is encoded by the coding sequence ATGTCAGATAATCGCATGAAATACACTATCGATAGCAATATGCAGTTTCCATTGGTGGAGATTGCTTTAGAAGCTGGTGAATCTGCTTATATTCAACAGGGAAGTATGGTTTACCATACACCAAGTGTGACATTGAATACTAAGCTCAATGCTCGCAGTGGCTCAGGTTTTGGAAAACTAGTTGGAGCAATTGGTCGTTCTATGGTATCCGGCGAATCCATGTTTGTCACGCAAGCCATTTCCAATAGCGACGATGGAAAAATCGCACTTTCACCGTCTATGCCAGGGCAAGTCATCGCTCTTGAGTTGGGTGCAAAACAATACCGCCTAAATGACGGTGCCTTTCTAGCCCTTGACGGTTCTGCCCAGTATAAAATGGAGCGTCAAAGTGTTGGTCGTGCCTTCTTTAGTGGAACGGGTGGACTCTTTGTCATGACGACTGAAGGCGAAGGAACTCTCTTGGCTAATGCCTTCGGTTCAATTAAGAAAATTGAGTTAAACGGTGAAAGTATCACCATTGATAATGCTCATGTAGTTGCGTGGAGCCGTGACCTCAACTATGATATTCACCTTGAAAATGGCTTCCTGCAATCTATCGGTACAGGGGAAGGAATTGTCAATACCTTCTCAGGATATGGAGAAATCTATGTGCAGAGTTTAAATATTGAAACCTTTGCTCGAGTCATTGGCAACCATATTGTCGGTGCGGGTGACTGA
- a CDS encoding LytTR family DNA-binding domain-containing protein codes for MKVRIEFDDNLEQVEVVIRASHLGPEIEQIQQALQQLSRPSLVFYKGSSEYFLSIGEVLFFETDGTKIFAHTSDDAYEVKMKLYELEEYLPIYFCRVVKSTIVNSKAVYSLDKSFSGTSRISFYKTHKEVHVSRHYYHLLKEKLQEMR; via the coding sequence ATGAAAGTTAGGATTGAATTTGATGACAACTTGGAACAGGTTGAAGTTGTTATCCGAGCTAGTCATCTGGGCCCAGAAATTGAACAAATCCAGCAGGCCTTGCAACAGCTTAGCCGTCCCTCGCTCGTCTTTTATAAGGGTAGCAGTGAGTATTTTCTATCTATCGGAGAGGTGCTCTTTTTCGAGACGGACGGGACCAAGATTTTTGCACACACAAGTGACGATGCCTATGAAGTCAAGATGAAACTCTACGAGCTTGAGGAATATTTGCCTATCTACTTTTGTCGGGTAGTAAAGTCAACCATCGTTAATAGCAAGGCGGTTTATTCACTGGATAAGTCCTTCTCAGGCACCAGCCGGATCTCCTTCTACAAGACACATAAGGAAGTCCATGTGTCGCGGCATTATTACCATTTATTAAAAGAAAAGTTACAGGAAATGAGGTAG
- a CDS encoding LiaF transmembrane domain-containing protein: MKRIIWGCLVIGLAVLVLLRDSLGLHLAMPFWTTVWFVLTFVTGVHRLVKLDWIASILCFGLAFIAVNSVYDWVGFGTWNMILSLVLLCLGLSMVFKSKKHRNRQVFTNGVIGDKGRDVAFGSSTRYIHDDNFLHDSVEVAFGSSMVYFDQAVILGDKAEFHIDGAFSSINLYLPAHWQVVVEVDSSMSTINNYVTVAAEKTLYITGDMAFSTLNIYSM, encoded by the coding sequence ATGAAACGTATAATTTGGGGCTGCTTAGTGATTGGATTAGCAGTTTTGGTACTGCTGAGGGATTCTTTAGGCTTGCATCTGGCTATGCCTTTTTGGACAACGGTTTGGTTTGTTTTGACCTTTGTTACAGGAGTGCATCGACTGGTGAAGTTAGATTGGATAGCCAGTATTCTTTGTTTCGGATTGGCCTTTATTGCAGTTAATTCAGTCTATGACTGGGTTGGTTTTGGTACTTGGAACATGATTTTGTCTCTAGTCTTACTCTGTCTAGGTTTGAGTATGGTGTTTAAGTCAAAGAAGCACAGGAACAGACAAGTATTTACTAATGGTGTCATTGGTGACAAGGGACGGGATGTAGCCTTTGGCTCCTCTACTCGTTACATTCATGATGATAATTTTCTCCATGATAGTGTGGAAGTAGCCTTTGGCTCTAGTATGGTTTACTTTGATCAGGCAGTGATTCTAGGAGATAAAGCTGAGTTTCACATCGATGGGGCTTTCTCCTCCATCAACCTTTATCTGCCTGCACATTGGCAGGTGGTCGTGGAAGTTGATAGCTCCATGTCTACTATCAACAACTATGTGACAGTAGCTGCAGAAAAGACGCTATATATCACAGGTGATATGGCATTTTCAACCTTAAATATTTATTCTATGTAA
- a CDS encoding IS30 family transposase: MHKQYTPKGKHLTIDNRRLIERWKNENKSNREIAGLLGKDPQTINNEVKRVTTLQQVRKGLYKKVYSADYAQTVYQTNRKRSVKKLILTKEMKEKILHYTKQKYSPEMMVKKKQLKVGISTIYYWFHNGHLGLTKADMLYPRKGKCVKKQASPNFRPAGKSIEERPDLINLRLENGHYEIDTVLLTRVKNHCLLVLTDRRSRHQIIRLIPNKTAESVNQALRLLLGEYCILSITADNGSEFSRLSEVFPQEHIYYAHPYSSWERGSNENHNRLIRRWLPKGTKKTTPKEVAFIETWINNYPKKCLDYKSPSEFLLGG, from the coding sequence ATGCATAAACAGTATACACCAAAAGGGAAACATTTGACAATTGATAACCGTCGCCTGATTGAACGGTGGAAGAATGAAAACAAGTCCAATCGTGAAATTGCAGGCTTGCTAGGAAAGGATCCTCAGACGATTAATAATGAGGTCAAGAGAGTGACAACCCTACAACAGGTGCGAAAAGGGTTGTACAAAAAAGTTTATTCCGCAGACTATGCACAAACGGTTTACCAAACAAACCGAAAACGGTCGGTAAAAAAATTAATCTTAACCAAAGAAATGAAAGAGAAGATTTTACACTATACTAAGCAAAAATATTCGCCTGAAATGATGGTGAAGAAGAAACAATTGAAAGTGGGGATTTCAACCATTTACTATTGGTTTCATAATGGACATTTAGGATTGACAAAAGCAGACATGCTTTACCCTAGAAAAGGGAAATGTGTCAAGAAGCAAGCTAGTCCTAACTTTAGACCAGCAGGCAAATCTATCGAAGAACGTCCTGACCTTATCAATCTTCGCTTAGAAAATGGTCACTATGAAATTGATACAGTTCTACTAACCAGAGTGAAAAATCATTGCCTTTTAGTATTAACCGACCGACGGAGTAGACACCAAATCATCCGTCTCATACCTAACAAAACCGCTGAATCTGTCAATCAGGCACTTAGGTTACTATTAGGTGAATATTGCATTCTGTCCATTACTGCAGACAATGGTTCAGAATTTAGTCGTTTGTCTGAGGTATTTCCACAGGAACATATCTACTATGCACATCCTTATTCTTCATGGGAGAGAGGCTCAAACGAAAACCATAATCGCTTAATTCGGAGGTGGTTACCAAAAGGAACCAAGAAAACGACTCCGAAAGAAGTCGCTTTTATCGAAACGTGGATTAACAATTATCCCAAAAAATGCTTGGACTACAAGTCGCCAAGTGAATTTCTATTAGGTGGCTAA